Below is a window of Tolypothrix bouteillei VB521301 DNA.
TGAATTCGTCCTTTAAAGGCAAATCGCGAGTGACTTCATAAGCTAACAATAAGCTAATTTCTTTAAGAAGGGAGCGAAATTTTGCCGTACTCGTTTCAGCTTTACGCATTAACGTTAGTTTGTGTTGAATTAATGGATGATTGATGATTGTGATTTGCTCGTGCATATTGGGGACTGAGTAAGTTGGTTTCCCCGACTTCTTATAGAAGTCGGGGAGCTTGCAGTGCTTGAGTTCTAAAATAATGACCCGGTCAGGCGATCGATGTTAAAATACCGTGCCATCGCTTTCTATTTGGATGGGAGGAGTCGCGCCATTGCGGAGTTCGGCAGCAATTCTTCGTCCTGCTGTCCAAGTTCCACCTTGCAAAACTTTCACCAGTGGCAATTCTTCAGCATTCACGTTCAACTTTTGGCGAATTGTGGCAGCAATGGAATCTAAAAGTATCACAGTCAGCGCACGCCATTCTACAATCGCTTCTGAAGAAACCGGGTTGGCTTTTAGCAAAATATCTTGGTTTTTAATGTTTATCAGCCCCAAGTCAAGGCATAAACCTCCATTGCGGTATTCTGCCAATCCCGTGAGAGCATCCAAACCAGTTATTTTTAAACCGAGTTCCTCTAAAGGTTCTAACAAGGAATAGGTTAACCATTGGGACAGTTTGTGAAATGGCACTAAACCATCATCAGTGACGTCCGGGTGAAACCAGACATCCCCCAAATTAATACCAGCAACTTCTACTCGTCCAGACCAGATATCACTCAATCCTTCCAGAACTGCACCCAATACTGTTGCCGCATCTAAATGATTGTTAAAAGTTTTTGTCATTAAATATCGTACCAGATTACCCGGACGAGGATCTTGTTCTCCAAAGAGGTCAGGTGAAGAGACTAGGGAACGACCTAATTTTTGCAATAACTTCAAACGTCCAGTCATTCCCACAAGGGGATTTTCTGCACTCACAGCAAACCCTTGTGCTAATTCCCCTTCAGTTAACGCCTGCAAGCGTTCGGCATTCACTTGCAAAGGTGCTGTGTGACGTTCGCTTGCAAAAGTTCCCGCACAAAACATTTGAAAACTAGCAACTGCTAACCCTTCAGAACGCTTAAAACGCAGTTGAGTTTCCGGTTCGTCATAATACCAACTTTCTCCGGCTCCTGCATCCAGTAAAACACTGACGATCGCCAAATCAAATTTGGCAATCGCCTTTTCTAAAGGCGTCAGATTTGTCAATCTCTCATCCAAAATTGACAAACGAGGTACGCCACCAGCTTCAAAATGTCGCCAACGGCTGTGAAAAGGAATTTTAAAATCCGGATATTCCTCTCGCATCACCCCAATCGTATAATCAGCTACCCGTTCCAATTGAGACAAATCGCAATTGAAATAACGCGAATGACCTTCAACCGCCAGTTTGTATAACTGTCCGCAACGTTCTCGAATAGCAGTAGGCGATCGCAAATAAGCAACCAACTCTCTCTCGTCTTTCCTCTGTGACCTCAGCGCCTCTGCGGTTTTTCTCTCCATTTTTCCCTTCCTAGCGATACACCCTCAAAAAGTATGAAGGATAAAGTATAAAGCTTTTTCTGCCTTATCCTTCATCCTTCTTCATACTTTAGCCTTCCAAAGAACGTCCTTGAACAGATGCCAGCGCATCC
It encodes the following:
- a CDS encoding URC4/urg3 family protein; protein product: MERKTAEALRSQRKDERELVAYLRSPTAIRERCGQLYKLAVEGHSRYFNCDLSQLERVADYTIGVMREEYPDFKIPFHSRWRHFEAGGVPRLSILDERLTNLTPLEKAIAKFDLAIVSVLLDAGAGESWYYDEPETQLRFKRSEGLAVASFQMFCAGTFASERHTAPLQVNAERLQALTEGELAQGFAVSAENPLVGMTGRLKLLQKLGRSLVSSPDLFGEQDPRPGNLVRYLMTKTFNNHLDAATVLGAVLEGLSDIWSGRVEVAGINLGDVWFHPDVTDDGLVPFHKLSQWLTYSLLEPLEELGLKITGLDALTGLAEYRNGGLCLDLGLINIKNQDILLKANPVSSEAIVEWRALTVILLDSIAATIRQKLNVNAEELPLVKVLQGGTWTAGRRIAAELRNGATPPIQIESDGTVF